One Hordeum vulgare subsp. vulgare chromosome 4H, MorexV3_pseudomolecules_assembly, whole genome shotgun sequence DNA window includes the following coding sequences:
- the LOC123449685 gene encoding uncharacterized protein LOC123449685, whose product MEIDGGGGGGGQPEDSGRSELVGLLETIRTSEVLESRTSLINQLEGSSQFSAEDLGLILETLTVSWDDYRCSGVSHCLLHKSVLQVALKCAELDTAACLRQFLALGAKASSWCGKHLKWFAEFIDESEALQEEEHNCLCLEIISLALNISIKLLPMAAKCITADVVHTIADFISELLTLMESSIVDKTINGTAAHVAKVAPVFLDETIKLCRAYCEAAKSDIGRTSMPTEETTVKHEVPDLTSNTVRITACTIQTLCKIGTYAASNGGSQVALLNVSWKGVVSLLQLGKGLIEVKVSISDIISTLISLVIESLRVAADTWRMSLQEALGISEARRTFLPIKFFLINAVRICSVYPSEALTIYKDIIRCALVISSSSILFSKDPLLKAADEALVDLLESNSFHLLDTLMKSSEVRLESKCLLVQYFLENEEANGPAQMGQYDQREINLVSLGCIFSLDPDVDNRNRALLPAKLIVFLHFLNISPNLGEEVVIELSKKLHSLLNILTLEDVYSFVLGCEIPTVYGSDHPPVVVWQPVYTFLIQTLKTYMIAAAASSVAWNELEAFLLESIFHPHFLCLEILTELWCFFTRHAENETSTYLINQLFLLLKTVASSEKVLAPLSAFRKVARAFCIILSDASCATVDQIYTCVLNDHNSSKSSVLHLALLMEGFPFDSLSDGIKVHAVNQLFTSFVGYLQSCLKNHGAIDLPTSSSGVIGLPVHALASALQRCEIKDYSPIDGKSITIMFKFSISLINLYRTAPDRSKGHLAQLISSVLDIISNVRHLCAFYQMEKLTLELHTLFMSSSDKSKAVLSQCKPSLASFMAILGHLNSSEDDSKSLCSAMADLYHLLVRERHFALIHLSMGSFGYFAARTSFTQLWRFVPGDAALSYSTKTGVDIDENGFMLELRAFLQKEVALRADKWSEEQVCFLVSEGRALKKLVEATSEIPQAPEREEIATISMDVNTKKRKIPDGISEGMALLQNGLKVMRSALDATGSAELKDKLARHLSCLQSAVSQIASFSDKI is encoded by the exons ATGGaaatcgacggcggcggcggcggcggcggccaaccGGAGGACAGTGGGAGAAGCGAGCTGGTCGGCCTCCTGGAAACCATCAGAACCTCCGAG GTTTTGGAGAGCAGAACTTCCCTTATCAACCAACTCGAGGGTTCCTCCCAGTTTTCTGCAGAGGATCTGGGCCTAATACTTGAAACCCTCACT GTATCTTGGGATGATTACAGATGTTCAGGTGTATCACACTGCCTGCTACACAAGTCAGTTTTGCAGGTTGCTCTGAAATGTGCTGAGTTAGATACAGCCGCCTGTCTGCGGCAATTTCTTGCTCTTGGTGCAAAG GCCAGCTCATGGTGTGGGAAGCATCTCAAATGGTTCGCCGAATTTATTGATGAATCTGAAGCGCTTCAAGAGGAAGAGCACAACTGTTTATGCCTAGAG ATAATTTCACTGGCCTTAAATATCTCTATCAAGCTCCTTCCAATGGCGGCAAAATGCATCACTGCTGATGTGGTGCATACTATTGCGGATTTTATTTCGGAATTGCTAACACTGATGGAAAGCTCAATAGTTGACAAG ACAATTAATGGAACTGCAGCACATGTTGCCAAGGTTGCACCtgtttttctggatgaaaccatCAAACTGTGCAGAGCATATTGTGAGGCTGCAAAGTCAGATATCGGCAGAACTAGCATGCCTACAGAAGAGACAACTGTGAAACATGAAGTACCAGATCTTACAAGCAACACGGTCAGGATTACAGCATGCACTATTCAGACCTTGTGTAAAATAGGAACATACGCAGCATCGAATGGTGGAAGCCAGGTGGCTTTACTGAATGTATCATGGAAGGGTGTAGTTTCCTTACTGCAACTTGGCAAAGGGCTGATAGAAGTAAAAGTAAGTATCAGTGATATCATTTCAACTCTTATCTCCCTTGTCATTGAATCTCTGAGGGTTGCTGCGGATACATGGCGTATGTCATTACAAGAAGCCCTTGGTATATCTGAAGCTAGAAGGACATTCTTACCAATCAAGTTTTTCTTAATAAATGCTGTAAGGATTTGTTCTGTATATCCATCCGAAGCACTGACTATATACAAGGACATAATCAGGTGTGCATTGGTGATATCATCCTCAAGCATTTTATTCAGCAAAGATCCCCTGTTGAAAGCAGCAGATGAGGCACTTGTTGATTTATTGGAGTCTAATTCCTTCCATTTACTAGACACACTTATGAAATCATCAGAAGTAAGACTAGAGTCGAAATGCCTGCTTGTGCAGTATTTTTTAGAAAATGAAGAGGCTAATGGTCCAGCTCAAATGGGGCAGTATGATCAGAGAGAGATAAATTTGGTTTCATTGGGCTGCATTTTCTCTCTGGATCCTGATGTTGATAACAGAAACAGAGCACTTttacctgctaaacttattgtgTTTTTGCACTTCCTCAATATTTCCCCAAACTTGGGCGAGGAAGTGGTCATCGAATTATCTAAAAAGCTACATTCTCTTCTTAATATCTTAACATTGGAAGATGTCTACTCATTTGTCCTTGGCTGCGAAATTCCTACAGTCTATGGTTCTGATCATCCTCCAGTAGTTGTCTGGCAGCCTGTGTATACTTTTCTCATACAAACCCTGAAGACATATAtgattgctgctgctgcttcaagTGTTGCTTGGAATGAGTTGGAAGCCTTCCTACTTGAGAGTATTTTCCATCCCCATTTCCTTTGCTTGGAAATTTTAACAGAACTATGGTGTTTCTTCACGCGCCATGCTGAAAATGAAACTTCGACTTATTTAATCAATCAACTATTCCTTCTGTTAAAGACTGTAGCGTCATCAGAGAAAGTTCTTGCACCTCTCAGTGCTTTCCGGAAGGTTGCACGTGCATTCTGTATCATCTTGAGTGACGCATCATGTGCAACTGTTGATCAAATTTATACCTGTGTGCTGAATGATCACAACTCTTCCAAGTCATCAGTCCTGCACTTAGCGTTGTTGATGGAAGGATTTCCTTTCGATTCATTATCAGATGGTATAAAGGTGCATGCTGTAAACCAACTGTTCACTTCTTTTGTCGGGTATCTACAGAGCTGCTTGAAGAATCATGGTGCAATTGATTTGCCAACTTCTAGTTCGGGGGTAATAGGTCTTCCTGTACATGCTCTAGCCTCTGCATTGCAGCGATG TGAAATAAAGGATTATAGCCCCATAGATGGGAAGAGTATTACCATCATGTTTAAGTTCAGCATCTCCCTCATCAATCTGTATAGAACCGCACCTGACAGAAGTAAAGGCCACCTTGCCCAGCTCATTAGTTCCGTATTGGATATTATCTCAAACGTGAGGCATCTCTGTGCATTCTATCAGATGGAGAAGCTAACTCTAGAGTTGCACACCCTGTTTATGTCTAGTTCTGATAAATCAAAGGCAGTGCTGTCTCAGTGCAAACCATCACTAGCTTCATTTATGGCAATTCTTGGTCACTTGAACTCCAGTGAAGATGATTCTAAATCACTTTGTTCTGCAATGGCGGATTTATACCATCTCTTGGTGAGGGAAAGGCACTTTGCACTCATTCACCTATCAATGGGCTCCTTTGGCTACTTTGCCGCCCGCACATCTTTTACGCAGCTCTGGAGATTCGTTCCTGGAGATGCCGCCCTTTCATATAGTACAAAGACAGGGGTGGACATTGACGAGAACGGATTCATGTTGGAACTGAGAGCTTTTCTTCAGAAAGAGGTTGCCTTACGCGCCGACAAATGGTCTGAAGAGCAGGTCTGTTTTCTAGTTTCAGAGGGGAGAGCGCTGAAGAAACTGGTTGAAGCAACATCTGAAATTCCACAAGCCCCAGAGCGCGAGGAAATAGCTACCATTTCAATGGATGTCAacacaaagaagaggaagataccagatggaaTCAGTGAAGGGATGGCACTGCTACAGAACGGTCTAAAGGTGATGCGAAGCGCTCTCGATGCAACAGGTTCAGCAGAGCTCAAGGACAAGCTTGCGAGACACTTGTCATGCCTCCAGAGCGCAGTTTCTCAAATTGCAAGTTTCTCTGACAAAATCTGA